The Magnolia sinica isolate HGM2019 chromosome 9, MsV1, whole genome shotgun sequence sequence CTGAAGGAGAATAAGTTCATGAATGCTGGCTTCATCTTTCTAGCAACAATTGTGTTTGCAAAAGTCATTTCCGTCATTATGATTGCTAAAGCGAGGAAACTTCTCCCTCCTACTGTCAAGGCGTGGCCGGTTCTTGGGGGACTTGCTCGGTTCATGAAAGGCCCGGTTGTGATGCTAAGGGAAGAATATCTAAAGCTTGGGAGCGTATTCACATTGAATCTTTTGAACAAGAATATCCAAAGTTTTGTACTTCTTTTCTAGTTTTTATATCTTTCTCTTCCATCAAAAGTAGATGCAGAAAAGGTGAACTGCAGTTCTTCTGACAAGTTTACTTTCATTCATTGGTCAATTTCCCCCCCGTTCATTTCCAGTGTTAAAGGGAGAGTGAATAAGTGAATGAAAGTGAAAACATGAtccatgtatattatataccaggGGAAaggtagagatagatgaagttaaTTTCACTATTCTTCCAAGCATTGTATATTTCCTCCTGTTGATGTCACAGATGATGTTTGATCTTTGATGCAGGTTGTATTACAGGCGTGTGGAAGAAGGAAAGCAGTATCAGGTGCTATGTCGGAGATTGGCAAGTTTGAATGACGAGTTTATATCATACAATGCTCCTTCTGCAGGCTTTGATTTCACAGCTGGGAAGAGGATTGAGCAGAAGCTGGTTGATTACAATCAGGAGGCTGAGAGATTTGGAGGTaatgcttttttctttttaaacctTCTACAGTGTTCAGTGAGATCATGAAGTTTGGCAATGACCTCGGCCTGTGCTGAGTAGAAGCCAGATTTTTTATAGGCCCACCCATAGAGTTCACGTATATGATGATATTCCATGATGATGCCAATTGGTGGAAATCCACGTAAAGAGGGTGAAAGTAGTGAGGGAAAGGTTAAggcaaagaggattgattccatgtttttttttttttttaaaaaaaaggaatacaaatatagctacggttataatccgtagccatagatcggtggtggaatcgcgggatctaCAATTGATTCCCGAATGGGACAGCGAGTTGGGGCGGAATCGCAGGATTCGCGATTGATCGCTGAatcatggctacggattataaccgtagctatagtcgtatccctgttttgacatgtaaaattttattctacctacaatttttctctaacatatattttatataaatatgtgtatataaataagcatattaaaaaaatttcacggTTATACTttgtctcatttctttctttattcatatagcaagaatacattctaaaccaaaattagtgaagggaaatgactgtgaaatgatggtgaagtgaagggaattgaccgtgaaatgaaacggaatcactggaattgaccgtgaaatgcatggaaatgaccgtgaagtgaagggaaatgaccgtgaatcaacacggaatcgctgggattgaccgtgaaatgcatggcaatgatcgtgaatcaacacggaattgccgggaatgaccgtgaagtgaatcgaATTTAGcgggaattgagcgggccaaactgaaaattaagcaagacaaactggaaaatgagcgggccaaactagaaattgagtgagccaaactggaaaataagtgggccaaactggccaaactggaaaatgagcgggccaaactggaaattaagcgggccaaactggcctaactggaaaatgagtgggacaaactggaaaatgagcgggccaaactggcctaactggaaaatgagcgggacaaactagaaaatgagcgggacaaactggaaaatgagcgggacaaactggaaaatgagaaGGCCAaactggccaaactggaaaatgagtgggacaaactggaaaatgagcgggacaaaccagTGTTTAGAGgctgaaaatgagcgggccaatttggtattgaatttgtcttttaaaaaaaaacattcaatttgtctagaggctaaattactctcatcaaaccagtgttttctaattgccatgtttacttaatgtcattattacattgttgggtgccatgaagagacaggaagcctccaaagatattttcaggccacaacagcaaaaaaaggctaggatcttcaaGAGTTTGAGATTTCAGCAAAGATGATATGACCTCAGCAAGCAAGTaatgtgccacttgtgtagagaaatagaaaaatcattctatcacctatatcttgtttgtagaatgcctagggatatggaacttcttcaaacgctttttaatttgttgggttctccaaaaaagtggccttggtcgtaggtgggtggatgaaattgttgtttaatcaagtagggcgaattttgaggatgctttcatttgacataatctggtggatctagaaggaaaggaataagaaattctttgaaaatagagtatcattagaagtgagtgagagacatgatcaagaattttttatcagttggttgaaattagtgaaaatgggttttgtgtcactttggcatctgtatggaaagagcttgaacagcgacaacacggacaaaaaaatttagttggtgttatgagaagtgactagggagaaacaatatggtgtttcagaccggtgagactccaacaaggcaggtgagtctcatttattttctaggctggttaaagtggaaagagatgtagaaaatgcagatcaaatttcattgttagcaaaactaaaaaagttggtataaggtatgtgctgatatttttatcatgtttcgagggaagctagtgtggtcactgatcatttccatgcatttcacggtcaatctcgctgattccgtgttgattcacggtcatttccgtgcacttcacggtcatttcccttcacttcacggtcatttccatgcatttcacggtcaattccagtgattacgtttcatttcacggtcaattcccttcacttcaccatcatttcacggtcatttttttctaaacaaacaaactaaagtataggactactccattacaagtcgtctagtgggacccacttgaggtatgtattctatccaggcCGTCCGACAATGGGGCATGGCATGCTAAGGGCCTCAGCTTCCACCTCTAAGATCCTATCGAACATTTGGTTGTCTGGGCTCGGCTGCATCCACTTCTCTTTTGAGAGGAGACTTGATTAGTAGGTGATGACATCATCACAGATGCAGGCTTTATCTATCCATCTTATTAATGGAGAATTGGTAATACATTAAAACAGAGATAGCAAAGCTagaaaaccaagaaaaaacaatgaaattatttgggaacaaaaaagaaaaagaaaatcatagaTACTGAGTCTATTGACATGGTTAACTTGCTTATTTCAAGTCCTTGTTACACGGTGCCATGATTTTGTGCTTTGCGCTTTTTGTTCAGATTGAGACGGAGAAACTCCTAGCGCAGTtggtagagaatgagatgaaCAAGAGATTGGTAAACTTCAATGTTGTAGGTTCATTATCTTTATCCTTAATATTCTGGTAGACTGACATATTAGTGGatctgttcagaaagaaggtacttACAAAGGAAAGAAATTCAATGCTATCTGCCACTTCTTTGGCTATCAGGCCCGGGGTTCTTTACCATCGAAGTTTGACTGTGACTATGCCTATGTATGTTCTAAACAACAACAGCTTTCTTTCCTTTTCGAGTTATGTTGATGATCTGTGCATGATTAAGAATCAAATCTGTGCAGGTTCTTGGGCACATCTGCTATCACATTCTAGCTGCTGGTTTGAATGGATACATGGCAACTGTGACCAACCTGAAAAATCCCGTGAACAAGTGGCGATGTGGTGCTGCTCCAATTACAGTATGTTCTCTGTTCTATTTAATTAGATCAAAATGCTCGTTAGTTCTGATTTCTACAAGGAAATGTCAGAGATTGTTCCCAGCAGCAAAAATGGAGAAATTGGAAGTTTCATACAAAAATGAAATCAACTTACCTTTTACCTCAACAGGAAAAAAGGGATCTTCAGTGCTGCCTTCTAATTCTTCGTGGTGTTTtctcataaaaagaaaatttcttttttaatttacaaGTATTGTTTTCTCATAAagacaaactctctctctctctctctctctctctctctctctctaatttatGAACTTGTTCTGATTACTGAAGTATTAACTGTAGCATGTGGATTTTCTTATCCTTGATATCATTCATAATGGAGAAGCATAACATGGCGTTTTCTATGGATCTTAGGCAATGATGACTGTAAAGCGATGGTCGCGGGGTCCTAAGGCCATCTCGATAGGCAAACCTGCTATTCACCCTGCTACTATTGACTTGAAAGGCAAAGCATATGAGTATGTCCCCAAGTCTCTATTGCTCTGACTTACTGGAGTTTTGCTTGTTGAAATCTTCCTCAGAATCTGGATTCTTGTATACTTGAGGGCATGTTTTGGATACAAGGAATCAGATGGAAACTATGGAAAAAGTAATGATTATCCAATGATTGTTTCTTTGAACATTGTTGAAAagtagaatcttctgatttattAGACAACGATCACCTAGTTTTTGGCACTAGAGAATCCTGATTGTGGATAGGTTTAATGATTACTTTGTGGAATCCACGCATCCAAACAGCCCAACCGTCTTTTCAGTGGAAAAAGTTTTTCTATTACCATATGGATttttatccaaacatgccctaaatagaAATGATTTTGTACAACAGCCTGTGAACTCATTTAAACTTTGTAcaatatttaattaattaaagaaAAATGGCTTCCTTTTGCTATCTTTatcttatttctttttaattttttgatttctAAAAAGGATGCGCTGTGGTGTGCACATAGATATGAGTATCTGTATCGTATCGGCTGTATCATATCCGTGTCAACACCAGATGAAATGTGATACGTATTGGTCCGATATGAGAAAAGTGACCCGTATTGGCCAATATGGGGCGTATCAATGTCGATACAGGGCCGATACAAGCCGATACACCCATAAAAGCCTAATtttgaatggttttttttttcaaaatttcactcgtcttttttttttttcccccatttaGACCATGGaagaaactcattttaggctagatccaaacctattttgggatcaaaacaaattattttaatgggaTTCGACAAAACGAAGCGAAGTGGAtcattatgggaaaaatcggagagaagggtaaaccttcactttcatttttatattttcatcttctttttgttgtatttcaatgtaatgggcccgagttcaccaaatcatgcttgatttgtgtttaattagggcccatttagttgacgTTCAACAAATCAAATTGAGATACAACATTCTCATgaaagaatggtccgatacaccattgaatacattgtCAAAACACACACAGtcacaaaagatagattcttggatatctctttttcttcttcttcttctccttcttcttcctttttttattttttttattttttatttttcctctttttgcTTAAAAAAATTTCTGACCAATACGGGCAGATACAACCCCGTTATCATTTTTCTGCTGGCCCGATACACCAACTGATACTGACATTCAGAACCATGGGTGTGCATAATGCCATCACCATTTACCCATCGATATATGTGGCATACGTGTAAGCCAATTTAGACTAGTCCAAATCATGACCTCCATTCTAAATGGACTAAAGctaaaaatcacactaattggaTGTCAGACCACTGTGATGTCAGAAAGGCTTCTCATTAGTCAAGGTAGGACTCTTAAGTCCTAACTGCAGTCCATGAGTATTGATGCCTAAGGGAAATGAATGATCATAAAAGATACTGTAGCTTAAGAGCTCTTTCCTCAAATGTTATCTGCAGCAAAGCAACATGTTGTCTTCTTAATGATATTCTAAGAGTAAAACACATTGTTTTTGCTTGATTAGTCTTCATTCCTTTCTGACCAATAGAAAGATGTGCAGATCTTAGCTATTGTACATAATCCTTGCTGCCTTGAGCTGATTGGGGTTTTGGTACAGGATGCTGAGACAAAACGCCGCAAACTTTTTGATGGATGACTTCTACCGAAACCCAGGGCCTCTTCAGTTTGATGGCCCAGGCTTAGATGCTAAGCCCCTGACCCTGTGTGTTGAAGATCAGGACTACATGGGACGGATCAAGAAGCTCCAGGAGTAGCTTGACAAGGTTCCCTTCCCAACTGTGTTGCTTTTGTTTTATAACTTttcattttttcatctcataGCCCTTCTGAGTGCTACATCCATATTCATTATAATCTATATGAAAACGGCTGATACCCGATGGTTTCATTGGCCGGCCACACTGATACTCATGGTTGAAGCCAGTACCATCATGTATAACAGTATAAGGATATTTTGAtccgtgtgtgtatgtgtgtggtgtgttcTTATGGTTGAAGCAGATACCATCATGTATAAGGATATTTTGATCTGCGTGTGCACGTGCGCATGTGTGTTTACTCTGTGTGTGCACATGCGCACATTTGCAGCTGATGGCTGCAATAAATATAAGGTTGGCACTGGGCCaggcaaaatcaatattttgagtagGCCCAGCCAAATAAAACCCATCTCTGCCAGTTCAGAATCCATGCCCGAGGACCACCCCATTGCTAGGCCTAAAAAAATTGCTGGTagattaatttatattatttccatTTCTCATTGACGAGGACACTCCCTCACCCCGTGTTTGTGTGCATAGTGATAAAAATCTTGTTCTTGGCAATTTCTCAGCCTAGAAATTTCTGGGGAGATTTAAAAAaatgtgaggttttttttttgggatattattgggaaaatctcccgaaaatgatatatatatatatatatatatatatatatatatatatatatatatatatatatatatatatatatatatctgtctgcacgtgtgtgtgtgaaatgtaacttcccatgaggtcaagctatgtgggctccaccatgatgtgtatcgaacatccacaccgtgcatttggtgtcTCTTGGTtacaggatatcccaaaaatcagcggtatccagaactcaagtgggacaccaTCTGAAAcagtgaaatcatgcctaaaacatctaaaagcacttgttgggaccagctgagttttggatacggctgaaacttggtgtgacccctcatccaagtgggacacatgatggatgggttggatttctaaaTCACTTCTTAGTGGGCCATGTAAATGACCATGGAGATTTCAATGGGTGGATATCCACTCTCAattgttgtctatggtgtggcccacctaagtcatggattgctCTGATTTCtaggcccgtggcccaccatggaaggaggcatctgattgatggggtgggtgtccatcacacatcacgtCGGGGAccacagagctcaacctcatagtaccttttccacacacacatggCAAATTCCTTGAGGTTTATACTATTTTGCAATTTGCAAGCTAACATCATGACAAAAAAAtgcaatatattaaaattttctggtattttgaaaatcttgcaatAGTAGTATTTATTGTATTTTTTGTGATATTATCATGAGTTTTTCAAAATCTGCTATATTTGTCACTGTTCATGGGTGCAATAAATTACTGGTGAAGTCATTTAAGGCAGCCCTTTTTCTTCTTTACAACTCTCTCCCCACACGCAACAATCTACCCAATACCCATTTAAGCCATTCTTTTATGGGTCGGGATGAGAACTGGCAGGAATCTGTTCAATACCCGGTGGCCTATATTTAAAACGAAAGACATGCATGTCCAGTATTTTCTTGATTGTATTGCATTCTGTTTTCTTTTCCCATCTTTAATGCTCATTTTTCTTTTCAGGTGAAGTGCATTGTGAAACCAGGTTGTTCACAAGATGTACTGAAAGCAGCCCTTAGTGCCATGGCTTTTGTTACAGACATTCTTACTGTAATGACTTCACCTTCCAGTGTCCAGACTCACTTCTAAGTTAAATGAAAGTTGCCATCTCCTTAGGAGTCCAAGCAAGAGCAGCAAGCACAAGGCCCTGAACCCTTTCATATTTGTTTTCTTCATATTTTTATTCTCTGTGATATCATTAGGAAATTAGGATGCTTTTTGCATTGATTTTAACACTATCTCCTGCCCGCCGCGCCAAGCATTTTGTAGCCTGCTTTAGGCCTGAAACTTGAATATGATAGTACAATAATCATGAGTCTTGTTAATGTACTGTTTTTGGGAATGCGATACAGGCGTTCTATCCTCCTATAGAAGAAAATTTTGAACTATCTGGGTGGACAAATGCACCTATTGAAATGTATCGAGACTGAATCCAGCACATAcgatttccatgcacttcatggtcatttccatgcatttcacggtcaattcacttcacttcatggtcatttccatgcatttcacggtcattccagtgagtccgtgttgattcatggtcatttccatgcatttcacggtcaatttgcttcacttcagccctaaaatcatatatgatatgtcaagtaactaattttggtttagaaggtattcttgttatatgaataaagaaagaaatgagaaataaaaaaagagaatttttttttatatgcttatatatatacacatatttatataaaatatgtgttagagaaaaatgtaggtagaataaaattttacatgtcaaaacaggatacgactatagctacagttataatccgtagccatagataacaGTAATTCGGTGATCAATCGCGAATCCCGCGATTCCCCCCCAACTCGCTGTCCCATTCAGGGATCAATCGtagatcccgcgattccaccgcagATCTATGGCttcggattataaccgtagctatatctgtattcctatgttattattattttttttaacatggaatcaatcctctttgccTTAACCTTTCCCTCACTACTTTCACCCTCTttacatggattttttttttattagtcgCATACTTTGTGCAAAGAAGACCCTTTAAGAATCAGATCCTTTGAACCGGAAGAAAGCTCTTTGATATCACCAAACAAAATTTCTGCAAATGACTTTCCACTAGATATGAACTACCATGGAATTAAAATGGATCACCCTAACATGAAATGATATAGCAGCAAAAAGATCTGAAAAACTACTAAACCATAATaaccaataaaaaatcaaattgaaaATGCACTAACATGTTTCCATGCTAGGAATTCAAACGATATATAGAATCACaaagaaaatcaatttaattcaaaAGGCTAAAAGGGAGATGGGATCACATAGGTAATGTAAAAAatagaaacatcatggtaagcAAAGAGGAATCATAAATATAACTTCAATTCATTATTAGGTGAGctaatatatgagaaataaacaaaaaagtGAAGTTAATAGCTATGCTGCTCCTAAACAATAAACaataaatggatgaatagtgaaattaacttcatctatctctacttTTCCcctggtatataatatacatgtatcatgttttcactttcattcactcattcactcTCCCTTTAACACTGGAAATGAGCGGGGGGGAAATTGACCGATGAGTGGAAGTAAACTTGTCAGAAAAACTGCAGTTCACCTTTTCTGCAGCTACTTTTGACTTGATGTTCTAGATCAATGCTATCCTTGATGACAAGAGAGTTGTTGGCCGGTGGAGATCAAGGTGTCCAATGCCTTAAATCCTTAGTTGCACAAACCTTCTACCTAGGTGCCACTCCCACTATAAATCTCACTCCCCTCCCATTTCCAAGCTGTTCACATTTGGTCACATTTTGAACGAATGTTTCCCCACTCCCATACCCATACCTATTTCTGCTTCTCCCTTACCCTTTGTGCAGTTGTACTCCAAAACAGGAAACTAAACTTAGGCAATACATATCGTGAACTTCCCGTAGGGAGAAGATGACACCATGCTAGGGATGAGGCCACAAAAAGGGGCGGCATGAGGGCCTACTGCTCCTCAGAGTCAGGCAAAAGAGGGGGTGCTCCCTCTTTCTGTACACAGCACAAGACTGCTTTTACTGCGCGGTAAAGCTTCTTGCCTAGCTTATCTTGTCTCTCCATCCTTGCATCAAGCGATTGGTAGAGCTCTCGTATTTCCTGTAAGGCAAGAGGTGTCTCGTTTGCCCTTTCTTTTTCGGAATCCTCTTCcccatcactttcttcttcttcttcatcgctctcctcttcttcttcctctttgatCTCATCCCCATTTTTTCCGAGCCTCGACATCTTGAGTTTCGGGCTAATGT is a genomic window containing:
- the LOC131255379 gene encoding pyrophosphate--fructose 6-phosphate 1-phosphotransferase subunit alpha-like: MILCFALFVQIETEKLLAQLVENEMNKRLKEGTYKGKKFNAICHFFGYQARGSLPSKFDCDYAYVLGHICYHILAAGLNGYMATVTNLKNPVNKWRCGAAPITAMMTVKRWSRGPKAISIGKPAIHPATIDLKGKAYEMLRQNAANFLMDDFYRNPGPLQFDGPGLDAKPLTLCVEDQDYMGRIKKLQE